A single region of the Silene latifolia isolate original U9 population chromosome 8, ASM4854445v1, whole genome shotgun sequence genome encodes:
- the LOC141595478 gene encoding uncharacterized protein LOC141595478: MWEYLKQRLPTKDRLLKMGLMIDQNCPICSSSPESHAHIVNECVYAKVCIRLLQKYLHINFRMQDLVHWYSAGRKVTKLQRRFAGACHVALIYWIWRIRNEARLDMVVRSPDAIVKLSMDEVKTRFLKQNTKPLKIKDQTWFQALGT, translated from the coding sequence ATGTGGGAGTACCTGAAGCAGAGGTTACCTACTAAGGATAGGCTACTGAAAATGGGACTCATGATAGACCAAAATTGTCCTATTTGTTCAAGCTCACCTGAGAGTCATGCTCACATAGTTAATGAGTGTGTGTATGCTAAGGTGTGTATCAGATTGCTGCAGAAATACCTGCACATCAATTTCAGAATGCAGGATCTGGTTCACTGGTATTCTGCAGGCAGGAAAGTCACTAAACTTCAAAGGAGATTTGCTGGTGCATGCCATGTTGCGTTAATTTACTGGATTTGGAGGATCCGCAATGAAGCAAGACTGGATATGGTGGTACGGAGTCCTGATGCAATAGTCAAGCTGAGTATGGATGAAGTCAAGACCCGTTTTTTGAAGCAGAATACTAAGCCTCTGAAGATAAAGGATCAGACATGGTTTCAAGCTCTTGGGACTTAG